The genomic stretch GCACCAGAAGGCGTATCGGGAGGTGCTGTCCGACGAACTCGCGCGCATCGCCGGCACGGAGCATCATGGCGGCATCGTCGCCATCGCCGATCCGCGGCGGGCGCTGCCGATCCCCACGCCGCCGCCGCCAGCCCTGTTCGCGGCCCCCGTGCTGCTGGTGCTGGATGGCATCGGCAATCCGCATAACCTGGGCGCCATCGCCCGGGCTGCCGCCTTCTTCGGCGCCAAGGCGCTGCTGCTCTCGGGCGATGCGCGCCAGGCGGACCTGTCCGACGCCGCCTTCCGCACCTCCGAAGGCGGGCTGGAGCATCTGGCGGTCTATCGCGCCGAGGATCTGGGCAGCACGCTGCGCCGGCTTTCGGGGCAGCTGCACATCGTGGGCGCCGTCGCGACGGGCGGCTTGCCGCCGGCGCGCATTGCCCGGACCAAGCCCATCGCGCTGGTGATGGGGGCCGAGGAAACCGGCCTCACGCCCGACATCCTGGCCTGCTGCGCCGAGCGCGTGACGCTGCCCGGCTCCGGCCTCGTCGAGAGCCTCAATGTCGCGGCGGCAACCGCGGTGCTGCTGCATGCGTTGCTTCCCGGCCAGGCATGAAGGCCGCCCAATTTCCTTGAACGCCCCCGTCCCGGACGTGCATCTTTCGGAGAGCATGCCCGTTGATTCATTCAGCTCCGAAACGACTGGCGGGCGCCTCCGGCTGCGCTTTTCCGGCGTGCTCGATACCGCTGAGGCCGCCGGGCGCTGGCAGGAGGCGATGCGCGCCGCCCGGGGGGCCGCCCAGATCACCATTGATGCGCGCGGCGTCACCCGGCTGGATTCCGGCGGGGCGGCGTTGCTGGTCAGCCTGGCCCGCGCCGGGACCGCCCAAGCTGGAGGGCCAGGAGAGGCTGCGGAGGCCGACGCCGGGGCCGAGTGGGAGGAGCCCGAGGACGCCGCCGCCCGCGCCGCCCTGGCCCGCTTCCGCGCGGCCGTCGCCACCGAGCCGCCACCGCCCAAGCCCAAGCCCTTCCAGCCGCTGACCAATATCGGCGCGGCCACGCTCGGCCTGCTGCGCCGCTTCGCCGAGCGGATGAACTTCCTGGGCGAGACGGTGCTGGCCACAGCCCGCATCGTGCCGCGCCCCTGGCGGCTGCGCTGGGCCGAACTGTTGCGCCACCTGGATGAGGCCGGCACGCGGGCCTTTCCGCTCTGCATCCTGCTGGGCACGCTGATCGGCGTGATCCTGGCCTTTCAATCCTCGGTGCCGATGCGGCAATTCGGCGCGGAGATCTTCATCCCGCAGCTGGTCGGCATTTCACTGACGCGCGAACTGGGGCCGTTGCTCGCCTCAATCATCCTCGCCGGGCGCACCGGCTCGGCCTATGCGGCCGAGCTCGGCACCATGCGGGTGAATGAGGAGGTGGACGCGCTGCGGATCATGGGCCTCGACCCCGTCGCGTGGCTGGTGGTGCCGCGCATCATCGCCTCCATGCTGGTCATGCCGGCCCTGACCATGGTGATGAATGTCACGGGCATCATCGGCATGATGATGGTGATGAGCGCGCTGGGCTTCCCGCCGGTGGCGGTGCTGAACCAGCTGGAGCAATGGCTCTCCATCGAGGATCTGGCCGGCGGGCTGGGCAAGGCCGCGGTGTTCGGGCTCGCCATCGGCTATATCGGCTGCCATGCGGGGCTCTCGGCCGGGCGTGGGCCGCGCGCGGTGGGCGATGCGGCGACCGGCGCCGTGGTGGGCGGCATCGTGGCGCTGGTGCTGCTGGACGGCATTTTCGCCATCCTGTTCTTCCGGCTGGGCTGGTGATGGCCGAAACCCAACCGCCCGACGCGCCGCTTCCCGAAGCGCTGCCTGCTACGCCGCCCGCCGCGCCCCATGCGGGCGAAGCGGTGATCACGGCCGAGGCGGTCGCGATGCGCTTTGGCCCGCGCACCATCTTCAAGAATGTCAGCTTCGAAGTCCGCCGGGGCGAGGTTTTTGTGATCCTTGGTGGTTCCGGCTGCGGCAAATCCACCCTGCTGAAGCTGCTGATCGGGCTGATGCCGCCCAGCAAGGGCGAGATCCGCGTGCTCGATGGCGATTGGGCGAAGCTGGAGGGCGCGGCGCGGCGCGGCCTGCTGAAGCGCATCGGCGTCATGTGGCAATCGGGCGCGCTGCTCGGCTCCCTCACCCTCGCCCAGAACATCATGCTGCCGATCGAGGCGCATACGAAGCTGCCGGCCGCGGCGCGCGCCCTGGTGGCCAGCGCCAAGCTCGGCCTGGTCGGGCTGGGCGATGCGGCGGATCGGCTGCCGGCGGAAATCTCGGGCGGGATGCTCAAGCGGGCCGGGATTGCCCGGGCCATGGCGCTGGACCCGGAAATCCTGTTCCTGGACGAGCCGAGCGCCGGGCTCGATCCCATCACCTCGGCGGGGCTGGATGCGTTGATCCTCTCGCTCGCCAAGGAAACCGGCACCACCTTCGTGGTGGTGACGCACGAGTTGCAATCCATCCTGGCCATTGGGGACCGCTGCATCATGCTCGACAAGGACGCCCAGGGGATGATCGCCGAGGGTGATCCCCGGAAACTCCGCGACGAGAGCGAGCAGCCCACCGTGCGCGCCTTCTTCCGGCGGGAGGCCATGTAGCATGGCAAGCATTCGGCGCATTCAGCTGTCGGTCGGGCTGATGGTGGTGGTGGGCCTCGCGTTGCTGGTCGGCTTCGTGCTGTTCCTGACGCAGAACCGGCTCAGCACCAGTGACGTGCTCTTTGAGACCTATATCCGCGAAAGCGTGCAGGGCCTCGAAGTCGGCTCGCCCGTGCGGTATCGCGGCGTGTCGGTGGGGCGGGTGACGGAGATCGCCCTGGCGGCGGCGGAATATCGCCGGCCGGAGGGGGAGGGCTTCGCCGCCGCCTTCCAGCTCGTGGTGGTGCGCTTCGCGGTGAATCTCCGCAAGGTGGGCGATGTGCCCTCGACCGATGAAGCGGTCGCGGCGGGGTTGCGGGCGCGGATGGCGAGCCAGGGCATCACCGGCGTTGCCTATATCGAGATGGATTTCCTGGATGCCGACCGCTTCCCCGTGCAGCCCGTTCCCTGGACGCCCCGCTTCGCCTGGATCCCGGCCGTGCCCTCGACGGTGGCGCAGGTGACCAGTGCGGCGGAGATGCTGGTGCGGCAGGTGCAGGGCATTGATTTCACGGCCCTTGTCGGCAACATCAATGACCTGGTGCTGGATCTGCGGCGGCAGACCGATACGGGTGACCTGGCGGTCACGCTGCGCGAGGCCTCGGCGCTGATGCAGGACTTGCGGAGCATCGCGGGCCAGG from Sediminicoccus sp. KRV36 encodes the following:
- a CDS encoding MlaD family protein, producing MASIRRIQLSVGLMVVVGLALLVGFVLFLTQNRLSTSDVLFETYIRESVQGLEVGSPVRYRGVSVGRVTEIALAAAEYRRPEGEGFAAAFQLVVVRFAVNLRKVGDVPSTDEAVAAGLRARMASQGITGVAYIEMDFLDADRFPVQPVPWTPRFAWIPAVPSTVAQVTSAAEMLVRQVQGIDFTALVGNINDLVLDLRRQTDTGDLAVTLREASALMQDLRSIAGQADLPGAVAELRATSAAVRALAEGREVRETLSALSATAQDLRRTTARLPGTIGQLESSLRAARNTTTDVQADLAPLLRDLRATTANLRETTEALRRSPSQAILGAPPPAPAGASR
- a CDS encoding RNA methyltransferase, whose translation is MSEFSGGYGPSSFPPPHPRRPDPQRICGVNAVRALFIRRPEAVQRLHYLAERRPVAGPLCRYLARHQKAYREVLSDELARIAGTEHHGGIVAIADPRRALPIPTPPPPALFAAPVLLVLDGIGNPHNLGAIARAAAFFGAKALLLSGDARQADLSDAAFRTSEGGLEHLAVYRAEDLGSTLRRLSGQLHIVGAVATGGLPPARIARTKPIALVMGAEETGLTPDILACCAERVTLPGSGLVESLNVAAATAVLLHALLPGQA
- a CDS encoding ATP-binding cassette domain-containing protein, with the protein product MRFGPRTIFKNVSFEVRRGEVFVILGGSGCGKSTLLKLLIGLMPPSKGEIRVLDGDWAKLEGAARRGLLKRIGVMWQSGALLGSLTLAQNIMLPIEAHTKLPAAARALVASAKLGLVGLGDAADRLPAEISGGMLKRAGIARAMALDPEILFLDEPSAGLDPITSAGLDALILSLAKETGTTFVVVTHELQSILAIGDRCIMLDKDAQGMIAEGDPRKLRDESEQPTVRAFFRREAM
- a CDS encoding MlaE family lipid ABC transporter permease subunit, with protein sequence MPVDSFSSETTGGRLRLRFSGVLDTAEAAGRWQEAMRAARGAAQITIDARGVTRLDSGGAALLVSLARAGTAQAGGPGEAAEADAGAEWEEPEDAAARAALARFRAAVATEPPPPKPKPFQPLTNIGAATLGLLRRFAERMNFLGETVLATARIVPRPWRLRWAELLRHLDEAGTRAFPLCILLGTLIGVILAFQSSVPMRQFGAEIFIPQLVGISLTRELGPLLASIILAGRTGSAYAAELGTMRVNEEVDALRIMGLDPVAWLVVPRIIASMLVMPALTMVMNVTGIIGMMMVMSALGFPPVAVLNQLEQWLSIEDLAGGLGKAAVFGLAIGYIGCHAGLSAGRGPRAVGDAATGAVVGGIVALVLLDGIFAILFFRLGW